The Archangium primigenium genomic interval AAGCAGTTCTTGGCCACGTGGCTGAAGGTGTCCAGGCCCACGATGTCCGCGGTGCGGAACACGGCGGACTTGGGGCGGCCCATGGCGGGGCCGAAGATCTTGTCCACCTCCTCGATGGACAGCTCCGCCTTCTGCATGTCCTGCAGGATGCGCATCATCCCGTAGGTGCCGATGCGGTTGGCGATGAAGTTGGTGGTGTCCTTGCCGTGGACGATGCCCTTGCCGAGCACCTCCTCGCCAAAGCGGGCGATCGTCTGGACGACCTCGGGGGACGTCTCCGGGCCCGACACCAGCTCGAGCAGGCGCATGTAGCGCACGGGGTTGAAGAAGTGCGTCACCAGGAAGCGCTGGCGGAAGGACGCGCCGCGGCCCTCCAGCATGCCCTGGATGGACAGGCCCGAGGTGTTGGAGCTGACGATGGCGTCCGCGCGCAGGTGCGGCTCCACCTTGGCGAACAAGGCCTGCTTGACGGCCAGGTCCTCCTTCACCACCTCCACCACCCAGTCACACTCGCCAATGCGGGCGATGTCGTCCTCGAGGTTGCCAATCTCGATGGCCCCCAGGGACGCCTCGGAGGTGATGGGGCTGGGCTTCTGCTTGCGCAGGTTGGCCAGGGCGCCCAGCGTGAACTTGTTGCGAAACGCCTTGCTGGCGGTGTCCTCGCCGGGCGCCGCCTTGGGCGGCACGATGTCCAGGAGGAGCGCACGAACGCCCGAGTTGGCCAGGTGGGCGGCGATGCCACTGCCCATCACGCCCGCGCCCAACACTGCCACTTTGCGGATCCGCGTCGTCATCGAATGAGGCTCCCGATTGAAAAGGGTGGCGGAAGACATCGCGCCGGTTGATTCAAATGTCAATCCGCGAGTGCGGCCCCTGCGTGGCCCCGGTGGAGGGTAAGGTAGGCACCCATGGCCCGACGCGATCCGCACTCGTACAGCGATGACACCCAACCCGAGACCGAGCGCCTGAGTTGGAAGGCGCGCGTGGACTTCACCGAGCGTCGGTTGCACGCCGAGGTCACGCTCACCCTCAAGCAGGCCTCGGCCGGGCCGTTGGACCTGGACACGCGCGACCTGGAGGTGGACGCGGTGGTGGACGCGGACGGGCAGCCGCTGCACTTCCTCCTCTCGCCGCCCGAGCCCATCCTCGGCAGCCGCCTGCGGGTGGAGCTGCGCCCGGGAGTGAAACAGCTCACGGTCCGCTACCGGACATCCCCCCAGGCCAGCGCCCTGCAGTGGCTCACCCCGGCGCAGACGGCGGGAGGAAAGGCGCCCTACCTCTTCAGTCAGTGTCAGGCCATCCACGCGCGCGCCGTGGTGCCGCTGCAGGACACGCCCGGCCTGCGCATCCGCTACGACGCGGCGCTCACCGTGCCCCGGGCGCTCCGGGGCGTCATGGCCGCGGGCTTCCTCGGCCGCGAGGAGCACGGGGACGTGGCGGTGGAGCGCTACGCGATGCCCCAGCCCATTCCGCCCTACCTGCTGGCCTTCGCCGTGGGGAACCTCGAGGCCAGGGATCTCGGGCCGCGCTCGCGCGTGTGGGCGGAGCCGGAGGTGCTGGAGGCGGCCGCCCGGGAGTTCTCCGACGTGGACGCCATGCTGCGCGCGGCCGAGTCGCTCTTCGGGCCGTATGACTGGGAGCGCTTCGACCTGCTCACCATGCCGCCCTCCTTTCCCTACGGCGGCATGGAGAACCCGCGGCTCACCTTCCTCACGCCCACGCTGCTCGCCGGGGACAAGAGCCTGGTGAGCGTGGTGGCGCACGAGCTGGCGCACTCGTGGACGGGCAACCTCGTCACCAACGCCACGGCCGAGCACTTCTGGCTCAACGAGGGCTTCACCGTGTTCGCCGAGCGGCGCATCGTCGAGGCGCTGTACGGCCCGGACGTGGCCGCGCTGCACGCCACCCTGGGCCGGCGCGCGCTCGAGGCCGC includes:
- a CDS encoding M1 family metallopeptidase, whose product is MARRDPHSYSDDTQPETERLSWKARVDFTERRLHAEVTLTLKQASAGPLDLDTRDLEVDAVVDADGQPLHFLLSPPEPILGSRLRVELRPGVKQLTVRYRTSPQASALQWLTPAQTAGGKAPYLFSQCQAIHARAVVPLQDTPGLRIRYDAALTVPRALRGVMAAGFLGREEHGDVAVERYAMPQPIPPYLLAFAVGNLEARDLGPRSRVWAEPEVLEAAAREFSDVDAMLRAAESLFGPYDWERFDLLTMPPSFPYGGMENPRLTFLTPTLLAGDKSLVSVVAHELAHSWTGNLVTNATAEHFWLNEGFTVFAERRIVEALYGPDVAALHATLGRRALEAAVQHFKAHPQLTALRTHLTGVDPDEAFSQVPYEKGYLFLRALEDAVGRGAFDTFLRAYLDAHRFQALTTEQFTDFVERHLPGALAKVDADAYLHRPGIPASAPGAHSERLERMTRLKGQVPSAEDVKDWTPAEWQLFIEWMPHDSSRHTLRQLDERFHLTQSRNTEVLASWLCLALRAGWAPALERAESFLGEVGRMKYLKPLYGALAASPEGKARAQRLFQRYAERYHPIAQSAVEGILQRA